A genomic stretch from Larimichthys crocea isolate SSNF chromosome XXII, L_crocea_2.0, whole genome shotgun sequence includes:
- the LOC104920029 gene encoding V-set and immunoglobulin domain-containing protein 1, whose product MCSTLHLVVLISMIGCVDLITVSTPHKRVNVTVGESVLLQCMFDTISDTKGLTIQWDFDSPSSIAPQQVYYYQAGNYVVTTYKDRLELPSSPATTRNASIIIRNMQLSDTGVYTCEVHNIPDVTGKSQVTILVNVHERPSTPYCSTHGNVETGHLVTLTCHSEEGIPPPMYTWTRLDQAKTRRTMLGMMTKSGKLEFRNISQFEFGEYQCNATNSVGFAICTIELSADSGDGVVAGAVIGALLGCVLIILVVWFIAHALKKHKYKAVKAAEANEMKRSPHQAQEASDGVPMATRGSSLHAEGDEPQA is encoded by the exons ATGTGCTCCACACTGCACTTGGTGGTGCTTATAAGCATGATAG GATGTGTCGATCTGATCACAGTCAGCACTCCCCACAAAAGGGTCAACGTTACAGTGGGTGAAAGTGTCCTACTCCAGTGTATGTTCGACACCATCAGCGACACTAAGGGCCTTACCATCCAGTGGGACTTCGATTCACCGTCCTCCATTGCACCACAGCAG GTGTATTACTATCAGGCAGGGAATTATGTCGTTACTACCTACAAGGACAGGCTTGAGCTTCCCTCTTCTCCTGCCACAACCAGAAACGCCTCAATAATAATACGCAACATGCAACTATCGGACACGGGAGTCTATACCTGTGAGGTTCACAACATTCCTGATGTGACTGGAAAGTCCCAGGTCACTATCTTGGTGAATGTTCATG AGAGGCCCTCTACTCCTTACTGCTCCACCCATGGTAATGTGGAAACGGGTCACCTGGTCACTCTGACCTGCCACAGTGAAGAGGGGATCCCGCCACCAATGTACACCTGGACCAGACTGGATCAGGCGAAGACGAGGAGAACTATGCTGGGAATGA TGACCAAATCTGGGAAACTGGAATTTAGAAACATATCTCAGTTTGAGTTCGGGGAGTACCAGTGCAACGCCACAAATTCAGTGGGATTTGCAATTTGTACTATCGAGCTGAGTGCTG aTAGTGGAGATGGAGTCGTTGCTGGCGCAGTGATCGGCGCGTTGCTCGGCTGTGTCTTGATCATCCTGGTCGTGTGGTTCATCGCTCACGCTTtgaagaaacacaaatacaagGCGGTCAAAGCGGCCGAGGCCAACGAGATGAA GAGGAGCCCTCACCAGGCTCAGGAAGCCTCGGATGGCGTTCCTATGGCAACCAGAGGCAGCAGCCTCCACGCTGAGGGGGATGAGCCGCAAGCCTGA